One genomic segment of bacterium includes these proteins:
- a CDS encoding LamG-like jellyroll fold domain-containing protein — translation MGSDGATAAQFPKVAREAGLVRGFSFDGGDQITIPDADALSFTTGSADLPFSIAMIVKGTVTGNWSIVYKGSGFGASDYGEYEIYCPSGGAVYVLLSDATLGGVIYSNAAAAIKTGIPHVLIVTYNGGGSAGLKIYRDGTLLSSSVGSSGVYTCMRNTSAPLVFGRGRIAYYLTGEQALQIIDNVEWSPMQVRALTARLRYQARRP, via the coding sequence ATGGGGAGCGACGGTGCGACGGCGGCGCAGTTCCCCAAGGTCGCTCGTGAGGCCGGGCTCGTGCGTGGCTTCTCGTTCGACGGCGGGGATCAGATCACGATCCCCGACGCCGACGCACTGAGCTTCACGACGGGTAGTGCAGACCTCCCGTTCTCGATTGCTATGATCGTCAAGGGGACGGTTACCGGAAACTGGAGCATTGTCTACAAAGGATCTGGTTTCGGTGCTAGTGATTATGGGGAGTACGAAATCTATTGCCCGTCCGGTGGGGCTGTCTACGTTTTGCTGAGTGACGCAACACTCGGAGGCGTAATTTATAGTAATGCGGCAGCGGCTATAAAAACCGGAATTCCACATGTGCTTATTGTTACGTACAACGGAGGAGGTTCCGCTGGCCTGAAAATCTACAGAGACGGCACCTTGCTGTCGTCATCCGTAGGATCGTCAGGGGTATATACGTGTATGCGTAATACATCGGCTCCTCTTGTTTTTGGTCGTGGGCGTATTGCTTACTATCTTACAGGAGAGCAGGCACTTCAAATCATCGACAACGTAGAGTGGAGCCCCATGCAGGTACGCGCCCTCACGGCCCGGCTTCGCTACCAGGCGAGGAGGCCCTAG